CAGCATCGTGCTGTCCGTTGGTACAATGAACCTTATGACGATAGTCACCAGCTCCGCGCTGGAACAAGCTCGAATTTTGCGCGGACCTCGAGCGGTCGGCACTGGCCGGTGTCACATGCGCCGTGGCTGGCAAACCCGATCGTCACCTGATTGAGGAGTTGGACAAATGCCGATGCCCCAGACCTCGGCCTCGCTTCCCCGCCCACATACGCTCATAGAGTTCGGAATACTCTCCGCCTCAAATCCGACGATCAGCCTGAGCGAATTCACCTACACACGCGGCAGCGAGATCTACAGCGAGAAAGAGCCGATCGAATTTGTCTATCAAGTCAAGTCGGGCGCGGTACGAAGCTGCAAACTGCTGTCCGGCGGACGTCGCCACATCGGTGCCTTCCACGTTGCCGGCGACTTCTTTGGGCTGGAGAACGGCGATGTCCACCGCTTCAGCATGGAAGCCATGGTCGACACGATCGTGCATCGCGTCAGGCGTGAGAGCCTCGATGCCGCCGCCGAGAATGACGGCACCTTGACCAGAGATCTGCTCCGCATGGCGGCTACGAATCTTGGGCATGCGGAGGATCATATGCTGCTACTCGGACGCAAGACGTCG
The genomic region above belongs to Bradyrhizobium arachidis and contains:
- a CDS encoding helix-turn-helix domain-containing protein — its product is MPMPQTSASLPRPHTLIEFGILSASNPTISLSEFTYTRGSEIYSEKEPIEFVYQVKSGAVRSCKLLSGGRRHIGAFHVAGDFFGLENGDVHRFSMEAMVDTIVHRVRRESLDAAAENDGTLTRDLLRMAATNLGHAEDHMLLLGRKTSMERVAAFLIEMDKRLTTAGILALPMTRRDIADYLGLTIETVSRSLSHLRELGILRFIDNSQRHIVLVDRQQLAGLDRQN